A segment of the uncultured Desulfobulbus sp. genome:
GCAGGAGATGCGCTGTACTTTAACCGTTCTCCTATTCCCTATAACCGGACAGAGGAAAACTCCTGTTATTACAAATATGTCGGGATTTATGCGTACAGGCGGGAGGTATTGGAGGGCTACTCCGGGCTGCCGCAGCTAATGATGGCGTGGGGTGTAAAGTTGGAGCAGTTGTGTTTGCTTTCGGCTGGATTTCGTATTCGAGTGTTTGAGGTGGATCCGGTTGGCTCTGGAGTGGATACGCGGCAGGGGGTAGCTACAATGTGGGGGATGATGAAGGACCGTCAGATGTGACGGTCCTTCATCTTTAGGGCTGTATTCGGATTATTTCATGCACCACTCATACGCATTCTGAAACATTTTCAGCCAAGGGCTGACTGGAAGTCCTTTCATTGATTCCGGCACCCAATGGGCCTGCCAGGTGAGGAAGGTCCGCTCGGGATGCGGCATCATAGCCAGATGACGCCCATCGGGGGAGCATAGGCCGGTGAGTCCGCCAGGGGATCCGTTGGGGTTAAAAGGGTAGGCCTCGGTGGGATTACCGGTATCATCCACGTAGACCACGGCTGCCATCAGTTCCTTCCAGACCCGCTCGCGAATTTGTTCATCCGGGAAGTGCAGGTAGCCCTCGCCATGGTCCACATGGATTCCAAAAACCAGCTCTTCCATTCCCTGGAGCATGATAGCGTTGCTTTTGAGGACCTTCACCGTGCTCCAGCGTGATTCAAAACGACGACTCAGATTGTGAATAAAGCGGGGCTGACGCTCGGCCTCGATTCCCAACCAGGGAACCCATCCCAGCAGGCCGAACAACTGGCAACCGTTGCAGATACCGAGGGTGAAGGTGTCGGGGCGGTTGTAAAATTCGTGGAACTCAGCCTGCAATCGTTTGTTGAAACGAATGGTGGCAGCCCAGCCTTTGGCACTCTCCGGCACGTCGGCATAGGAGAAGCCGCCCACCGCTGCAATACCACGGAAATCGGCCAGATTGACCCGTTTGGCCAAGAGGTCGGTCATGGTGACATCCCAGGGCTCGAAACCCGCGCTGTAAAAGGCGGAGCTCATTTCTCGATCAGAGTTGGAGCCCTCATCCCGAAGAATAATAACCTTGGGCTTATCAGCTTTGGTCAAAATCGCAGGTGTGGTCGGCTCTGGGACAAAGCTCAGACTATATTCCGGTCCCTTGCGGTCCATGCAGTTAACCTTTTCCGCATCTGCGCATTCCGGATTCATCTGCAACCGCTCCAGCTGGTAGCTCGTTTCTTCCCACCACTGGCGCAGCAGGACCATGGAGTCATCCAGGACCAGTTCGCCATTGAACTGAATGGTCACGGCCTGTTTGACCTGGCTTGATCCCAGAACAGAGCAGGGGATCTGGTAGCGCTCAAAGCGTTCCTTCACCTGGGCCAGGTGGCTCCATTGACACTCAATCACCAGGCCCAGCTCCTCGGAAAAGAGCGTCTCCAGGATAGAATCTGAACCATTCAGAGCAAGATTTAAACCACAGTTACCGGCAAAGGCCATTTCCAGCAGGGTGGTGATCAAACCGCCGTCACTGCGGTCGTGTCCGGAAAGGATGATGCCTTCGTTGATAAGTGACTGGATCGCAAGAAATCCATTTTTCAAACGGGTCGGATCGTCCATATCCGGAACTTCATTGCCAATGGTCCCGCAGGTCTGAGCCAGGGCACTGCCTCCCAGGCGATTCCTGCCATCTGCCAGGTCAACCAGCAGGAGGACAGAGCCGGCCTCTTTGATGTCTGGCGTCACTTTTTTTCGTATATCGCCCATGGCCGCATAGAGCGAGACAACCAGCTCACGCGGTGACTTGACCATCTCGTCTTCAACCTTGGTGGCCATGGAAAGGCTGTCCTTACCGCCATCCACTGCAACCCCGAGTTCAATCATGGCCGCAGCCATGGCCTCGGCAGCATCGCGTAGGGCCGCACCTTCACCTGCGAGTTTTGGGGCCCACATCCAGTTGGCCGAGCATTTTACCTGCTCCAGGTCTTCGATCTTGGCCCAAACCAGGTTGGTCAGTGCCTCGCCCACTGCCATACGGGCACCCGCAGCCGGATCAACCAACATTTTGATCGGTTGTTCACCAATGGCGCTGGCAATACCGGTGTGACCAAAATGGCTCTGAGCCACCACCGCCACATCGGCCACGGTCAATTGCAGCGGGCCACAGCATTGCTGTTGGGCGATGAGTCCGGTTACCGCCCGGTCTACCTTATTGGTGAGGAAGCGTTTGGAGCCAACCGACACCAGGCGCAGGACCCGGTTCAGGGCCTCGCGGACATCCAAATCTTTTGGGGGGACAAAGGGGGACAGCTCCTGCTGTGTCCGGTTGTCGGTAAAGGTTTTTTGCGGAATTTTACCTAGTAAGTCGGGGATGTCGATGTCGACGGGATTGGTGTCATCCTGATCGTCATGGACAATGAATTTCAGATCACCGGTTACTTCACCTAACACCTCGCAGGCAACCTTTTCACGGGTACAGATCTGTTGAAACTGCTCGATGTTCTCCGGGCTGATCAAGAGGCCAACCCGCTCCTGGTACTCGGCCACATAGATCTCAAGCACGGACATGGTCGGGTCACCAACACGGATGTTGCGAATTTCCACCCGGCCACCGGCATGTTCCACCAACTCTTTGAGCACGTTGGCCGGGCCACCGGCACCCTGGTCATGGATTACATCGATCAGGCTCTTGTCGCCCATCTCGTTGCAGGCCCGGAGGACACGGTTCATCTTCTGCTCCATCTCCGCATCACCACGTTGGACGGCATCGAAGTCGAGGCTGGATTCGTTCTCTCCCTGCATCATCGAGGAGGCAGCACCACCACCAAAGCCGACCCGATAGGCAGGGCCGCCCACCTGAACGATGATCATCCCTTTAATGGCATCCTTTTTTTCGGTATGACGGTTATCAATCTGGCCGATACCGCCGGTGAACATGATGGGTTTGAGAAAGCCCCACCGTTCACCACTTTCCAGGCGCAGGTCAAAGGAGCGGGTAAAGCCCTGAATGAGCGGTTCACCGAATTTGTTCCCGTAATCCGAGGCACCGTTACTGGCCTCGATTTCAATTTCCAGGGCAGGGGCCAAGCTGTCGGGACAGGCATAGTCGTTTTCCCAGTTGAGCTGATAGTCGGGAATATGGAGGTTGGCCACGCAGTAGCCCGCTGTACCCGCCATGACAAACCCACCGCGGCCGGTCCCCTGGACGTCACGAATGCGTCCACCGGTTCCGGTTTCAGCACCAGGAAAGGGCGCTACACCGGTGGGGAAATTGTGGGTCTCGGCAGTTAAGAGCGGGTGGTACTCGACGTTGGCCTCTTTGAGCGGTGATGGATTGCCTGGCTGTTGGGGCAGCAGGGTGGTGAGCTCGAACCCTTGAATAACACTGGAGTTATCCTTAAAAGCAATAATGCTGCCTTTCGGGTTGGCGTCAAGTGTTTCGGTGACCACTTTAAAAAGTGGCTTGTCATAGTGTTCTCCATCAATAACCTGTTTCCCCCGGAAAAAACCATGGCGGGAGTGCTCGGAGTTGGCATTGTTGAGATCCATGATCTCGACAATGGTGGGGTTGCGCTGGCACTTGTTCACAAAGTAGTCGTAGTACAGCTCGCGGTCCCACTCATCCATGGAGATACCTGGAATATCAAGGAGACCATCCGCTCCTTTGGTTTTCAGGTCCACCTCGTAGACAGGTTCTGGCTGGACACCAGTTTCAAAGGTGGTCA
Coding sequences within it:
- the purL gene encoding phosphoribosylformylglycinamidine synthase, giving the protein MAPSVTQLHRQLTPHFAYCFNIESSRPLENQEMERLRLILADGFLMETVSRQPQLTGERVVEVGPRMNFATAWSSNMVSICRAVGLDVVTRVERSRRYLVDQDEDMETFIAKNHDRMTECVYDKPLTTFETGVQPEPVYEVDLKTKGADGLLDIPGISMDEWDRELYYDYFVNKCQRNPTIVEIMDLNNANSEHSRHGFFRGKQVIDGEHYDKPLFKVVTETLDANPKGSIIAFKDNSSVIQGFELTTLLPQQPGNPSPLKEANVEYHPLLTAETHNFPTGVAPFPGAETGTGGRIRDVQGTGRGGFVMAGTAGYCVANLHIPDYQLNWENDYACPDSLAPALEIEIEASNGASDYGNKFGEPLIQGFTRSFDLRLESGERWGFLKPIMFTGGIGQIDNRHTEKKDAIKGMIIVQVGGPAYRVGFGGGAASSMMQGENESSLDFDAVQRGDAEMEQKMNRVLRACNEMGDKSLIDVIHDQGAGGPANVLKELVEHAGGRVEIRNIRVGDPTMSVLEIYVAEYQERVGLLISPENIEQFQQICTREKVACEVLGEVTGDLKFIVHDDQDDTNPVDIDIPDLLGKIPQKTFTDNRTQQELSPFVPPKDLDVREALNRVLRLVSVGSKRFLTNKVDRAVTGLIAQQQCCGPLQLTVADVAVVAQSHFGHTGIASAIGEQPIKMLVDPAAGARMAVGEALTNLVWAKIEDLEQVKCSANWMWAPKLAGEGAALRDAAEAMAAAMIELGVAVDGGKDSLSMATKVEDEMVKSPRELVVSLYAAMGDIRKKVTPDIKEAGSVLLLVDLADGRNRLGGSALAQTCGTIGNEVPDMDDPTRLKNGFLAIQSLINEGIILSGHDRSDGGLITTLLEMAFAGNCGLNLALNGSDSILETLFSEELGLVIECQWSHLAQVKERFERYQIPCSVLGSSQVKQAVTIQFNGELVLDDSMVLLRQWWEETSYQLERLQMNPECADAEKVNCMDRKGPEYSLSFVPEPTTPAILTKADKPKVIILRDEGSNSDREMSSAFYSAGFEPWDVTMTDLLAKRVNLADFRGIAAVGGFSYADVPESAKGWAATIRFNKRLQAEFHEFYNRPDTFTLGICNGCQLFGLLGWVPWLGIEAERQPRFIHNLSRRFESRWSTVKVLKSNAIMLQGMEELVFGIHVDHGEGYLHFPDEQIRERVWKELMAAVVYVDDTGNPTEAYPFNPNGSPGGLTGLCSPDGRHLAMMPHPERTFLTWQAHWVPESMKGLPVSPWLKMFQNAYEWCMK